A genomic stretch from Scheffersomyces stipitis CBS 6054 chromosome 6, complete sequence includes:
- the EMC38 gene encoding gamma-glutamyltransferase (Gamma-glutamyltransferase precursor (Gamma-glutamyltranspeptidase) (Gamma-GT) (Extracellular matrix protein 38) (CIK1 suppressor protein 2) [Contains: Gamma-glutamyltransferase heavy chain Gamma-glutamyltransferase light chain]~go_function gamma-glutamyltransferase activity): MTLNEKTTLLQHQQQRSVRGLRYLPAIHFKSRFLVVLAAIMTILVMHTLLVLQGKQPLLEEKIKYIKRPDPYRSLHKIFINDDPLLDRIGVPTLSPSEEHLHLGSKAMVTSDVPLCSTMGKDILLSGGNAADAAVTVALCIGTINSHSSGIGGGGFIVSKHKNDFISIDAREMAPSGAFKDMYGDNFVLSKIGGLAIAVPGELKGLYELFVRHGSGRLSWKQLLEPVIHLNRNGFRCTKVLETVIAMENSIVFSQVPEIKTNWDFIFKNDETVKEGDWIRRPNYANTLELIANNGSSAVFYDPEGPIVGSLVKTIKQFGGILTKDDFKNYKVNVEHPINVNLTIGDKDLSVYTANGVSSGLALVAGLNFFNEIINDKDDVSLTHKLVESFKWLSAIRSEFGDVNIDNYKQDLITKYTSKSWIKEVFDKGEYSDERTFPWTNYHPKYELTEPEGTSHFSIIDEEDNAISMTTTVNLLFGSLVYDNSTGIILNNEMDDFSQPKVPNAFNLTPSIYNFIGPHKRPLSSTAPTIIVDSDTGKPDLLIGAAGGSRIPTAVLQAIVRIYYERKQLLHTISFPRLHHQLIPRNIMVENFTVFDDEHGHNNIQTALCKLGHTFYESGSLTSMNGIHRNGDHLEGVSDFWRKRGEADGY, translated from the exons ATGACTTTAAACGAGAAAACCACGCTTCTACAGCACCAACAACAGAGATCTGTACGAGGGTTGCGGTATTTACCAGCAATTCACTTCAAAAGCAGATTCCTTGTAGTATTAGCAGCCATTATGACCATCTTGGTTATGCACACATTGCTAGTTCTACAAGGAAAACAGCCTctccttgaagaaaagatcaaataCATTAAGAGACCAGACCCCTATAGGAGTCTTCATAAGATTTTCATCAATGACGACCCCTTACTTGACCGTATTGGTGTACCTACTTTATCTCCACTGGAAGAACATTTACACCTTGGATCCAAAGCCATGGTTACCAGTGATGTACCTCTTTGTTCTACTATGGGTAAAGATATACTTTTGCTGGGAGGTAATGCGGCTGATGCTGCTGTGACTGTAGCGCTCTGTATTGGAACTATCAATTCTCACTCGTCTGGTATTGGTGGTGGGGGATTCATAGTTAGTAAACATAAGAACGATTTCATCAGTATCGATGCTCGTGAAATGGCTCCTAGTGGAGCATTTAAAGACATGTACGGAGACAACTTTGTTCTTTCCAAGATAGGCGGATTGGCAATAGCTGTTCCTGGTGAATTGAAGGGGTTGTACGAGCTTTTTGTCAGACATGGCTCGGGTAGATTGTCGTGGAAACAATTGCTTGAACCTGTAATTCACTTGAACCGAAATGGATTCCGTTGCACTAAAGTATTGGAAACAGTCATTGCCATGGAGAACAGTATTGTTTTCTCGCAGGTACCAGAAATCAAGACAAACTGGGACtttatcttcaagaatgacGAGACAGTCAAGGAAGGTGACTGGATCAGACGTCCTAACTATGCCAATACGTTAGAACTAATTGCCAACAATGGGTCTTCAGCCGTATTCtatgatccagaaggaCCTATTGTTGGCTCTTTGGTTAAAACTATTAAGCAATTTGGAGGAATCCTCACGAAGGAtgatttcaagaactacAAAGTAAATGTAGAACACCCTATCAATGTTAATCTTACCATCGGAGATAAGGACCTTTCTGTGTATACGGCCAATGGTGTTTCCAGTGGTTTAGCTTTGGTAGCCGgattgaatttcttcaacgaa ATCATCAATGATAAGGATGATGTCCTGCTTACGCACAAGCTAGTTGAGAGTTTCAAATGGCTATCTGCTATCAGATCGGAGTTTGGTGACGTCAACATCGATAACTACAAGCAAGACTTGATTACCAAGTACACCAGCAAGTCGTGGATCAAGGAGGTATTCGACAAGGGCGAGTACTCAGACGAAAGGACGTTTCCCTGGACCAACTACCATCCCAAGTACGAGTTGACTGAGCCTGAAGGTACGTCTCACTTCTCGATTATTGATGAGGAGGACAATGCCATTTCCATGACTACTACAGTTAATCTTCTATTCGGCTCTTTAGTCTACGACAACAGCACAGGTATAATTCTTAACAATGAGATGGAtgatttttcgcagccaaagGTGCCCAATGCTTTCAACCTAACTCCTtctatctacaacttcatcgGTCCGCATAAAAGGCCGTTATCGTCGACGGCGCCCACGATTATTGTAGATAGCGATACCGGGAAGCCGGATCTTTTGATCGGAGCTGCGGGTGGCCTGCGTATTCCTACTGCTGTTTTACAGGCTATCGTGCGTATCTACTATGAGCGTAAGCAGCTATTGCACACTATCTCTTTCCCTCGATTACATCATCAGCTCATTCCACGGAATATTATGGTGGAAAACTTTACTGTGTTTGATGATGAACATGGCCACAACAACATACAGACTGCGTTGTGCAAGTTGGGCCACACTTTCTACGAAAGCGGGTCATTAACGTCAATGAATGGGATTCACCGCAACGGCGACCATCTAGAAGGAGTCAGTGACTTTTGGCGGAAACGAGGCGAGGCCGATGGATATTAG
- the YAT1 gene encoding mitochondrial carnitine acetyltransferase (go_function acyltransferase activity), with product MATYQHQDSLQKLPIPDLTETCANYLKVLKPLQTESEHEQTVKAVESFLKSGTGKYLDSELRTFAKTRNSYIEQFWYDAYLNYDNPVVLNLNPFFLLEDDPFNNDNNVHSNPQIKRATSLTLSSLKFIQALKNETLPPDVLKNGQPLCMYQYSKLFGASRIPTDDGCIMQSDNKSNHIVVMSKSQFYWFDVLDSKNNILLSESELSVNFTSIVQDSLTTDHADIAKSSFGVLTTENRRIWANVRNNLIHNNPINNEILSIIDSALFILCLDDIEINDLSELSKNMLCGLSILDKGIQVGTCTNRWYDKLQIIITKNGKAGINFEHTGVDGHTVLRFVSDIYTDSILSFAQSINTNSPSLWKNTRKNSNEIEINDDLITIPRKLEWDLTPDLSLALRFGETRLSDLINQNEFRHLEFKRYGASFIKKMKFSPDAFVQMAFQATYYALYGKVECTYEPAMTKHFFHGRTEAIRTVSQESNLYVRKFFDSLISNEEKLKYLAEACNSHSKQTRLCSAGKGVDRHLYALFCLWKRYLDTHEDEEDGESTNMDPRASISTLVDDDDSSSENTIVDHHSHAKAQNSMANLKVLPEIFADNGWDKLNNTIISTSNCGNPSLRLFGFGPVSANGFGIGYILKDDSISICASSKHRQTQRFLTTLESYLNEIETMFKQVKGEKKAAAAVAAKAATVASLPKIVQPTPVSNLSSLLGGYGYFDMGDDDIKSRGPSPELPFLNRNNSGFSIREIGKKLRLSEY from the coding sequence ATGGCTACCTACCAACATCAGGACAGCTTGCAAAAGTTGCCCATTCCCGACCTCACTGAAACCTGCGCCAACTACCTCAAGGTGTTGAAGCCTTTGCAGACAGAGTCGGAGCACGAGCAAACCGTCAAAGCCGTGGagagcttcttgaaaagcGGCACGGGTAAATACTTGGATCTGGAACTTCGAACTTTTGCCAAAACAAGAAACTCCTACATTGAACAGTTCTGGTACGATGCCTACTTGAACTACGACAACCCCGTagtgttgaacttgaaccCATTCTTCCTCTTGGAAGACGATcccttcaacaacgataACAATGTCCATAGCAACCCTCAGATCAAGCGTGCCACCTCGCTTACATTGTCTTCCTTGAAGTTCATCCAGGCTCTCAAGAATGAGACGTTGCCTCCAGACGTATTAAAGAATGGCCAACCTTTGTGCATGTACCAATATTCCAAACTCTTTGGTGCCTCGAGAATCCCCACTGATGATGGGTGTATCATGCAATCCGACAACAAGTCCAACCACATTGTCGTCATGAGCAAGTCTCAGTTCTACTGGTTTGATGTATTGGACTCCAAAaacaacatcttgttgtctgAATCTGAGTTGAGTGTCAATTTCACCTCGATTGTCCAAGACTCGTTGACTACTGATCATGCTGATATTgccaagtcttctttcGGAGTGTTGACCActgaaaacagaagaatCTGGGCCAACGTCCGTAACAACTTGATTCACAACAACCCCATCAATAATGAGATCTTGTCGATCATCGACTCGGctctcttcatcttgtgCTTAGACGACATTGAAATCAACGATTTGTCGGAGTTGTCCAAGAATATGTTGTGCGGCTTGTCGATACTTGACAAGGGTATCCAGGTAGGTACTTGTACCAACAGATGGTACGACAAGTTGCAGATCATCATTACCAAGAATGGTAAGGCTGGTATTAATTTTGAACACACAGGAGTTGACGGCCACACCGTATTAAGATTTGTCAGTGATATCTACACTGACTCAATCTTGTCATTTGCCCAGTCAATCAACACTAACTCTCCTTCCCTCTGGAAGAATACCCGAAAGAACAGCAATGAGATAGAGATCAATGATGACTTAATCACCATTCCCCGTAAATTGGAATGGGACTTAACTCCAGACTTGTCTCTCGCTCTTAGATTCGGTGAAACCAGATTAAGTGACTTGATCAACCAGAATGAGTTCAGACACTTGGAGTTCAAGAGATATGGTGCATCGTTCATCAAAAAAATGAAGTTCTCCCCAGATGCTTTTGTGCAAATGGCCTTTCAAGCAACATATTATGCATTGTACGGTAAAGTCGAGTGTACCTATGAGCCAGCTATGACCAAGCATTTCTTCCATGGAAGAACTGAAGCCATCAGAACTGTTTCACAGGAGTCAAACTTGTATGTCAGAAAGTTTTTTGACTCTCTAATCTCTaatgaagagaagttgaaatacCTTGCAGAAGCCTGTAACCTGCACTCTAAACAAACAAGATTGTGTTCGGCTGGTAAAGGTGTGGACAGACATCTTTATGCCTTATTCTGCCTCTGGAAGAGATACCTTGATACTCATGAGGACGAGGAAGATGGTGAATCCACTAACATGGATCCAAGAGCCTCTATCTCTACTTTAGTTGACGACGACgattcttcgtctgaaaATACCATCGTGGACCACCATAGCCATGCTAAGGCTCAGAATTCGatggccaacttgaaggtgTTACCAGAAATCTTTGCTGACAATGGCTGGGACAAGCTTAACAACACTATAATCTCTACGTCCAACTGTGGTAACCCTTCATTGAGATTGTTTGGTTTCGGTCCAGTTTCTGCCAATGGGTTTGGTATTGGTTACATCTTAAAGGATGATTCTATCTCCATCTGTGCTTCTTCCAAACATAGACAAACGCAAAGATTCTTGACTACTTTGGAATCATACTTGAATGAGATTGAAACTATGTTCAAGCAAGTGAAGggagaaaagaaagctgctgctgctgttgcaGCCAAGGCAGCCACTGTCGCTTCGCTTCCTAAGATTGTTCAACCTACTCCAGTCAGCAACTTGTCTAGTTTGTTGGGTGGTTACGGTTACTTCGACATGGGTGATGACGATATCAAGTCTAGAGGCCCAAGTCCAGAGTTGCCTTTCTTGAATAGAAACAATAGTGGATTCTCTATTCGTGAAATCGGCAAGAAGTTACGTTTGTCTGAATACTAG